The proteins below are encoded in one region of Telopea speciosissima isolate NSW1024214 ecotype Mountain lineage chromosome 10, Tspe_v1, whole genome shotgun sequence:
- the LOC122641451 gene encoding serine/threonine-protein kinase UCN-like, producing the protein MMEKTSPELDLDKLRAIKVLGRGAMGTVFLVHDQTTDPDAINPFALKVVEKSTLSSKFDGERRARWEVSVLSSLNNPFLPTLLGTLETDEYMGWAVPYCPGGDLNVLRYHQTDHVFSPTVIRFYVAEIVCALEYLHSLNIVYRDLKPENVLIQQSGHIVLTDFDLSRTLKPRSAGSAGSSPDPAVLEIEAAEVKSNAKHRRNLTRLISVATEVAMLKKVKSARVSPVSRKRPSFSNGERSNSFVGTEEYVSPEVVRGDGHEFAVDWWALGIFTYEMMYGTTPFRGKNRKETFRNVVTKPPEFVGKRTALTDLIERLLEKDPTKRLGYGYGAVEIKKHPFFKGLRWDLLTEVLRPPFLALREEGEKVTEQRTECGTDIREYYRNLRSPPSIPPSPSSECRDRVDLPLAEF; encoded by the coding sequence ATGATGGAGAAGACATCGCCGGAGTTAGACCTAGACAAGCTGAGAGCGATCAAGGTTCTGGGCAGAGGAGCCATGGGCACTGTGTTCTTGGTTCACGACCAAACAACAGACCCAGATGCAATTAATCCCTTCGCTCTTAAAGTTGTAGAGAAATCGACCCTCTCCTCCAAATTCGATGGTGAACGACGGGCAAGATGGGAAGTCTCGGTTCTATCTAGCCTGAATAACCCTTTTCTTCCAACCCTTCTGGGAACTCTCGAGACCGATGAGTACATGGGTTGGGCTGTGCCGTACTGTCCCGGCGGCGATCTCAACGTGCTCCGCTACCATCAGACAGACCATGTATTCTCCCCCACCGTCATCCGCTTCTACGTCGCCGAAATCGTTTGCGCACTTGAGTACCTACACAGTTTGAACATTGTGTACCGTGATCTCAAGCCTGAAAATGTTCTCATTCAACAATCCGGCCACATCGTCCTCACCGATTTCGATCTCTCCCGAACCCTCAAACCCAGATCAGCCGGATCCGCCGGCTCGTCCCCGGATCCGGCAGTTCTGGAGATAGAAGCGGCAGAGGTGAAGAGTAACGCAAAGCACCGCAGGAACTTGACCCGGCTTATCTCCGTCGCGACGGAGGTTGCCATGTTGAAGAAGGTGAAGTCGGCGCGTGTCTCACCGGTGAGTCGAAAGAGACCGAGCTTCTCCAACGGAGAACGATCCAACTCGTTCGTGGGTACGGAGGAGTACGTGTCACCCGAAGTGGTACGGGGTGACGGACACGAGTTCGccgttgattggtgggctctGGGGATCTTTACGTACGAGATGATGTACGGTACGACGCCGTTTCGCGGGAAGAATCGGAAGGAAACGTTTCGGAACGTTGTAACTAAACCACCGGAGTTCGTGGGAAAACGGACGGCTCTCACGGACTTGATCGAACGGTTACTAGAGAAGGACCCCACAAAAAGGCTCGGGTACGGTTACGGTGCGGTGGAGATTAAAAAGCATCCCTTCTTCAAAGGGTTGAGATGGGATTTATTGACGGAGGTGTTACGGCCGCCGTTTCTGGCGTtgagagaagaaggggagaaagtAACGGAGCAAAGAACAGAGTGTGGGACCGACATTAGGGAGTACTACCGGAATCTTAGGTCTCCGCCGTCAATTCCTCCGTCGCCGTCATCAGAATGCCGAGATCGGGTAGATTTGCCGTTGGCAGAATTCTGA